One Sphingomonas endolithica DNA segment encodes these proteins:
- a CDS encoding SIS domain-containing protein, with protein sequence MSIVSEATLMFAEAAEAGAVVARQRVANRAALTLLGGRLREHPPRAVSTIARGSSDHAATFAKYLIETMIGLPVTSTAPSVSSVYHAAAQAKDTLLIAISQSGRSPDLLSAVEAGRAGGAYLAAMVNQADSPLAEIADVTLPLHAGAERSVAATKSYIASLALILDLVATWCDDAGLSAALDDAPALLAQSWTMDWTPLVDGLIDAHGLYVIGRGLGLGIAQEAALKFKETCGLHAEAFSAAEVRHGPMALIGPDFPLLVFRQDDETAVGVDALVTEALGQGATVYCAGADLTGAVTLPTIAAPSAIEPMLQIQSFYRAVNSLSVARGFDPDSPPHLHKVTETI encoded by the coding sequence ATGAGCATCGTGTCCGAAGCGACCCTGATGTTTGCCGAGGCGGCAGAAGCGGGCGCGGTCGTCGCGCGGCAGCGGGTCGCGAACCGTGCCGCTCTGACATTGCTTGGCGGGCGATTGCGCGAACACCCGCCACGTGCGGTCTCGACCATCGCGCGGGGCAGCTCCGACCATGCCGCGACCTTTGCCAAATATCTGATCGAAACGATGATCGGCCTGCCGGTCACCTCGACCGCGCCGTCGGTCAGTTCGGTCTACCATGCCGCGGCGCAGGCCAAGGACACGTTGCTGATCGCCATCTCGCAATCCGGTCGCAGTCCGGACCTGTTGAGCGCAGTCGAGGCCGGGCGCGCAGGCGGCGCGTATCTCGCGGCAATGGTCAACCAGGCGGACTCACCGCTGGCAGAGATTGCCGACGTGACTCTGCCACTACACGCCGGAGCGGAACGCAGCGTCGCCGCGACGAAGAGCTATATCGCCTCGCTGGCCTTGATCCTCGATCTGGTTGCCACCTGGTGCGACGATGCCGGCCTGTCCGCCGCACTAGACGATGCGCCGGCGCTGCTCGCCCAATCCTGGACCATGGACTGGACGCCGCTCGTCGACGGGCTGATCGACGCACACGGTCTGTACGTCATCGGACGCGGGTTGGGGCTCGGCATTGCCCAGGAGGCGGCGCTGAAATTCAAGGAAACCTGCGGGCTTCATGCCGAGGCATTCAGTGCAGCGGAGGTGCGGCACGGGCCAATGGCGCTGATCGGGCCGGATTTCCCGCTGCTGGTGTTTCGTCAGGACGACGAAACCGCCGTGGGCGTCGATGCGCTCGTGACCGAAGCACTCGGTCAAGGCGCCACCGTCTATTGTGCGGGCGCGGATCTGACGGGCGCGGTGACGCTGCCGACGATCGCGGCGCCTTCGGCAATCGAGCCGATGCTGCAGATCCAGTCGTTCTACCGTGCGGTCAACTCGCTATCAGTCGCGCGTGGCTTCGATCCCGATTCGCCGCCGCACCTGCACAAAGTGACTGAAACCATATAA
- a CDS encoding GntR family transcriptional regulator, with protein sequence MTSLTDKIGVLGDSNRAPLYQQMQDALRRGIEAGALRPQEALPPERDIAVEFGISRITVRKAIDGLVADGLLTRRQGAGTFVGGRVEKQFSKLTSFSEDMAARGRTARSEWITQTEGTVNSDESLTLGLSPGSRVFRFHRIRYADEQPMALEYSTVPGFGLPGLEAVGVSLYAALEAAGHRPVRALQRLRAVLFTATQAKLLGIEAGAPGLFIERRGFLEDGRAIEATHSWYRGDAYDFVAELNALA encoded by the coding sequence ATGACGAGTCTCACCGACAAGATCGGTGTTTTGGGCGACAGTAATCGCGCACCGCTATACCAGCAGATGCAGGATGCCTTGCGCCGCGGGATCGAGGCAGGCGCGCTGCGGCCGCAAGAGGCGCTGCCGCCGGAACGCGATATCGCGGTCGAATTCGGCATTTCTCGCATTACCGTCCGCAAAGCGATCGACGGACTGGTGGCAGATGGTTTGCTGACCCGCCGGCAGGGCGCGGGCACGTTCGTCGGCGGCCGGGTCGAGAAGCAATTCTCCAAGCTGACATCGTTCTCGGAGGACATGGCGGCTCGCGGCCGCACTGCACGCAGCGAATGGATCACACAGACCGAGGGCACGGTGAATTCGGACGAGTCGCTGACGCTGGGCCTCAGTCCCGGCTCGCGCGTCTTCCGATTTCACCGCATCCGTTATGCCGACGAGCAGCCGATGGCGCTGGAATATTCGACGGTGCCGGGGTTCGGCCTGCCCGGCCTCGAGGCAGTCGGCGTCTCGCTATATGCGGCACTGGAGGCGGCGGGGCATCGCCCGGTGCGCGCGTTGCAGCGGCTGCGCGCCGTGCTGTTCACCGCCACGCAGGCGAAACTGCTCGGCATCGAAGCCGGCGCGCCGGGGCTGTTCATCGAACGCCGCGGGTTCCTGGAGGATGGCCGCGCGATCGAGGCGACGCACAGCTGGTATCGCGGCGACGCGTATGACTTCGTCGCCGAATTGAACGCGCTGGCATGA
- a CDS encoding TonB-dependent receptor — MTVLRLLSASVSSFALAATAQAQGIDAPTNSAPAGAVQSAPSDTGSDDDVIVTGIRGSLRQSVEAKRNSSVIADIISAEDIGKFPDKNVAEALQRVPGVVINRTFGEGERVSLRGTAPNLTKTLVNGHAIATADWFIEEQLAATRSFNFLTLPAEIVGQLDVYKSGQADVEEGGIGGTINVHTRNPLDLNAFTISASVQGVYTEKRDSFDPQASGLVSWKNDAGTFGILVGGVYQKRDIRRDGLEVLGYQPVTVAGQTAQIPSLIGSALFQQERERYGGNIALQFRPSDDLEINLTGLYSRFGANNFNQNYLAWGSRALGGVSRTVNGVDTTVPGTLSNAVVRNGTVVSGTVSSPTNANGVGFDPAGRAAVYDAIDRTAFAKTLSGDADLIWHPSDVSTLHLKIGYTKANGNTESQPFYEGAAPGAFTFDISGKVPQVSFTGIDPTQPADLILDFASLHKITNKDEEKYAYVDYEHEVDWGALHAIKFGGKFTDHDRVTRFLATTYGAFYLNLVGTGCGGRPCTSTDFAGGGTPGDFLDGVALPDTLTNFFQVDRTKLQNILNGLPATARERILNPPENYSINEKTYGGYAMAKLGGKEDGWNANFGLRVIRTDQGSRGNLLGVPANTPGAITTNAFGVYVPVQVKRSYTDYLPSANISVDVTPNVVVRFGASRSVARPDYTDIVPRVSLNPGALSGDGGDPSVEPYRSNNYDASIEWYPDRDTIVAAALYYKDISSYIVNRTVQERYPVQNATNPNASRCIVSPTSTVANPLFDCLFDINRRSNGSGGTNKGAEFQVSRPIAWGFGAIVNYTYSDAKSDSGDPIPGNSKHALNVTGYYENDFASLRLSYNYRSKFFVNIDRAAPLNQKATESLDASASLKVTDNISLTADAVNLTNAKIEQYSGSEDRFRAIYDNGRQYYVGARLRF; from the coding sequence ATGACCGTATTACGACTTCTGTCTGCATCCGTAAGTTCGTTCGCGCTTGCCGCCACAGCACAGGCGCAGGGCATTGACGCGCCGACCAACAGCGCGCCGGCCGGAGCGGTCCAGTCCGCGCCAAGCGACACGGGCAGCGACGACGATGTCATCGTTACCGGTATTCGCGGTTCGCTGCGCCAGTCGGTCGAGGCCAAGCGCAATTCCAGCGTGATCGCCGACATCATCTCGGCCGAAGACATCGGCAAGTTTCCCGACAAGAACGTCGCCGAAGCGCTGCAGCGCGTGCCAGGTGTCGTCATCAACCGCACGTTCGGCGAAGGAGAGCGGGTATCGCTGCGCGGCACCGCTCCGAACCTTACCAAGACGCTGGTCAACGGCCATGCCATCGCCACCGCCGACTGGTTCATCGAGGAGCAGCTCGCCGCCACGCGCAGTTTCAACTTCCTTACCCTTCCCGCCGAGATCGTCGGGCAGCTCGACGTCTACAAATCGGGCCAGGCGGATGTGGAGGAAGGTGGCATCGGCGGCACGATCAACGTCCACACGCGCAACCCGCTCGATCTCAACGCCTTTACCATCTCCGCCTCGGTACAGGGCGTCTATACCGAAAAGCGCGATTCGTTCGATCCGCAGGCATCGGGCCTGGTCAGCTGGAAGAACGACGCCGGGACGTTCGGCATCCTGGTCGGCGGCGTCTACCAGAAGCGCGATATCCGTCGTGACGGCCTCGAAGTGCTCGGCTACCAGCCGGTGACCGTCGCGGGCCAGACCGCACAGATCCCATCGCTGATCGGTTCGGCGTTGTTCCAGCAAGAACGCGAGCGCTATGGCGGCAACATCGCGCTGCAATTCCGCCCGTCCGACGATCTCGAGATCAACCTGACCGGTCTGTATTCAAGGTTCGGCGCGAACAATTTCAACCAGAACTATCTGGCCTGGGGGTCGCGAGCACTGGGCGGCGTATCCCGCACCGTGAACGGCGTCGATACCACCGTTCCGGGCACGTTGAGCAATGCTGTGGTACGCAATGGCACGGTCGTGTCTGGCACGGTCTCGTCGCCGACCAATGCCAACGGGGTGGGGTTCGATCCCGCTGGCCGCGCCGCCGTATACGATGCGATCGATCGCACCGCGTTTGCCAAGACTCTGTCGGGCGATGCCGATTTGATCTGGCACCCGAGCGACGTGTCCACGCTGCATCTCAAGATTGGCTACACCAAGGCCAATGGCAACACCGAGTCGCAGCCATTTTACGAAGGCGCGGCACCCGGCGCGTTCACCTTCGACATATCGGGCAAGGTGCCACAGGTAAGCTTCACCGGCATCGATCCGACCCAGCCCGCCGACCTGATCCTCGACTTCGCCTCGCTTCACAAGATCACCAACAAGGACGAGGAGAAGTACGCCTATGTCGATTACGAGCATGAGGTGGACTGGGGGGCGCTGCATGCGATAAAGTTCGGCGGCAAGTTCACCGATCACGATCGCGTCACGCGATTTCTCGCCACCACCTACGGCGCCTTCTACCTCAATCTGGTTGGCACCGGTTGCGGCGGGCGCCCGTGTACCTCGACCGATTTCGCCGGTGGCGGCACGCCCGGCGACTTCCTCGATGGCGTCGCGCTGCCCGACACGCTGACCAACTTCTTCCAGGTCGATCGCACCAAGCTGCAGAATATCCTCAACGGGCTTCCCGCGACGGCCCGCGAGCGCATCCTCAACCCACCGGAAAACTATTCGATCAACGAGAAGACCTATGGCGGGTATGCGATGGCGAAGCTGGGCGGCAAGGAGGATGGCTGGAACGCCAATTTCGGCTTGCGCGTGATCCGCACCGATCAGGGTTCGCGCGGCAATCTGCTTGGCGTGCCCGCCAACACGCCAGGTGCCATCACCACCAATGCCTTTGGCGTCTACGTGCCGGTCCAGGTGAAGCGCAGCTATACGGATTACCTGCCCTCGGCGAACATCAGCGTCGATGTGACGCCCAATGTCGTCGTCCGCTTCGGCGCCAGCCGCAGTGTTGCGCGACCGGATTATACCGACATCGTACCGCGCGTGTCGCTCAATCCCGGCGCGCTGAGCGGTGACGGCGGCGACCCCTCGGTCGAGCCGTACCGTTCGAACAATTACGACGCGTCGATCGAATGGTATCCCGATCGCGACACGATCGTCGCCGCCGCGCTCTACTACAAGGATATCTCCTCCTACATCGTCAACCGCACGGTGCAGGAACGCTATCCGGTGCAGAATGCGACCAACCCGAATGCGTCGCGCTGTATCGTCTCGCCGACGTCCACGGTCGCCAATCCGCTGTTCGATTGCCTGTTCGACATCAACCGCCGCTCGAACGGTTCGGGCGGCACCAACAAGGGCGCCGAATTCCAGGTCTCGCGGCCAATCGCCTGGGGGTTCGGAGCGATCGTCAACTACACCTATTCGGACGCCAAGTCGGATTCGGGTGATCCGATCCCAGGCAATTCCAAGCATGCGCTGAACGTGACCGGCTATTACGAGAATGATTTCGCATCCCTGCGGCTGTCGTACAATTACCGCTCGAAATTCTTCGTCAACATCGATCGCGCGGCGCCGCTTAACCAGAAGGCAACAGAGTCGCTCGATGCATCGGCGAGCCTCAAGGTAACGGACAACATATCGCTCACTGCCGATGCGGTGAACCTGACCAATGCCAAGATCGAGCAATATTCCGGCAGCGAAGACCGCTTCCGCGCGATCTACGACAATGGCCGGCAATACTATGTCGGCGCGCGCTTGCGCTTCTGA
- a CDS encoding beta-N-acetylhexosaminidase — MPRVIRFLSMVVAGLLYISTAAAQALLPAPQAMTAGVGGVTLTAATGVALPPGDRGTRNAAARLNDLLAKTGGPSLTPKAAGKIRFERLPGLPAEGYRLVTSATGATITASDDAGLFYGAVSLWQLAKAGANGMFVPAVTIEDAPRFRWRGLMLDSARHFQSPNYVRRLIDAMAANKLNTLHWHLVDDQGWRIEIRKYPRLTSVAGWRRPATAPGAPPLPRTGGFYTQRQIHEIVAYAAARNITIVPEIEMPGHALSAIRAYPRLGMGVPIPTGTESDWGVFPWLYNTDDSTFRFLEDVLDEVIGLFPSQYLHIGGDEAVKDQWKASPAIQAQMKSLGIATEDQLQSWFIQRIGRYLASHGRKLIGWDEILDGGITPGATVMSWRGIDGAVAAAKAGHDAILSPAPTLYLNHRQGVTAAEGTGRGELITLADVYRFDPAPSSLPAAQQRHILGVQGNVWTEHLRREEMVGAYAFPRAAAIAEIGWSPAATRDWSDFVRRLAPQMARLAALGITPSDALFRTVAMLFPEHGQARVTLSTQSALPLRYTTDGTAPGRASPLYAGALTLPTGTRLRAASILDDAVMPGAIDLRLTAPALRHRDDTELELCTQGIALRLADDAPAKEPRAAFLLDVANPCWIYQAAPMDGVRAIAIAVGQVPFNFQIGRDVDKIRFRPPATPAGEVEVRDGCAGPRVAVLPLAPAAQRAGITTLTAPLAALSGAHDLCITYTAKGVNPLWAISGVQLVTQ, encoded by the coding sequence GTGCCGCGCGTGATCCGGTTTCTCAGCATGGTTGTCGCAGGCCTGCTCTACATATCTACGGCGGCGGCCCAGGCGCTGCTCCCGGCGCCGCAAGCGATGACCGCCGGGGTGGGCGGCGTCACGCTCACCGCGGCGACCGGCGTCGCGCTGCCGCCCGGCGATCGCGGCACGCGAAACGCCGCGGCGCGCCTGAACGACCTGCTGGCGAAGACCGGCGGGCCATCGCTCACCCCGAAAGCGGCCGGCAAGATACGCTTCGAACGCCTGCCCGGCCTGCCGGCGGAGGGTTACCGGCTCGTGACGTCCGCCACTGGCGCGACGATCACTGCCAGCGACGATGCCGGCTTGTTCTACGGCGCCGTATCCTTGTGGCAGTTGGCTAAAGCGGGCGCGAACGGGATGTTCGTTCCGGCGGTTACCATTGAAGATGCGCCGCGGTTCAGATGGCGCGGGCTGATGCTGGATAGCGCGCGCCATTTTCAGTCGCCAAACTATGTGCGCCGGCTGATCGACGCTATGGCCGCCAACAAGCTCAACACGTTGCACTGGCATCTGGTCGACGATCAGGGCTGGCGGATCGAAATCCGCAAATACCCCCGCCTGACCTCCGTTGCCGGGTGGCGCCGGCCCGCGACCGCGCCCGGCGCCCCGCCGCTACCCCGCACCGGCGGGTTCTACACGCAACGCCAGATCCACGAGATCGTGGCCTATGCGGCGGCACGCAACATCACCATCGTACCCGAGATCGAGATGCCCGGCCACGCGCTGAGCGCGATCCGCGCGTATCCCAGGCTCGGCATGGGCGTGCCGATTCCGACCGGCACGGAGAGCGACTGGGGCGTGTTCCCGTGGCTCTACAATACCGACGACTCGACGTTCCGCTTCCTTGAGGACGTGCTCGATGAGGTGATCGGCCTGTTCCCATCGCAATACTTGCACATCGGCGGCGACGAGGCGGTCAAGGATCAGTGGAAGGCGTCGCCGGCCATCCAGGCGCAGATGAAAAGCCTCGGCATCGCAACCGAAGATCAACTGCAGAGCTGGTTCATCCAGCGCATCGGCCGCTATCTGGCCAGCCACGGCCGCAAGCTGATCGGCTGGGACGAGATACTCGACGGCGGGATTACGCCGGGCGCAACGGTGATGTCGTGGCGCGGGATCGATGGCGCGGTGGCGGCCGCCAAGGCCGGGCACGACGCGATCCTCTCGCCAGCGCCGACGCTCTATCTCAATCACCGCCAGGGCGTCACCGCAGCGGAGGGCACCGGGCGTGGCGAGTTGATCACGCTCGCCGACGTCTACCGCTTCGACCCCGCGCCGTCTTCGCTTCCGGCGGCGCAGCAGCGCCATATCCTGGGAGTGCAGGGCAATGTCTGGACCGAGCATCTGCGCCGCGAGGAGATGGTCGGCGCATATGCCTTCCCTCGCGCCGCAGCGATTGCCGAGATCGGCTGGTCGCCTGCTGCGACGCGTGACTGGAGCGATTTCGTGCGCCGTCTCGCACCGCAGATGGCGCGCCTTGCCGCACTCGGCATCACGCCGAGCGATGCGTTGTTCCGCACCGTCGCGATGCTCTTTCCGGAGCATGGCCAAGCCAGAGTCACGCTTTCGACGCAATCTGCTCTGCCGTTGCGCTACACGACCGACGGCACGGCACCGGGCCGAGCGTCCCCGCTCTATGCCGGGGCACTGACACTGCCGACCGGCACGCGGCTGCGTGCGGCCAGCATCCTCGACGACGCGGTGATGCCGGGCGCGATCGACCTACGGCTTACCGCTCCGGCGCTGCGGCATCGTGACGACACGGAACTCGAGCTCTGCACACAGGGCATCGCGCTGCGCCTCGCCGATGATGCGCCTGCCAAGGAGCCGCGCGCCGCATTCCTGCTGGATGTCGCCAATCCCTGCTGGATCTATCAGGCGGCGCCGATGGACGGGGTGCGGGCCATCGCAATCGCCGTCGGCCAAGTGCCGTTCAACTTCCAGATCGGCCGCGACGTGGACAAGATACGGTTTCGACCACCGGCAACACCGGCCGGTGAGGTCGAGGTGCGCGATGGCTGCGCGGGGCCGCGGGTCGCCGTGTTGCCGCTTGCTCCTGCAGCGCAGCGCGCAGGGATCACCACGCTCACCGCACCGCTTGCCGCGCTGTCTGGCGCGCATGATCTGTGCATCACCTACACGGCCAAGGGCGTGAATCCGCTATGGGCGATCAGCGGCGTGCAATTGGTGACGCAGTGA
- the ptsP gene encoding phosphoenolpyruvate--protein phosphotransferase, whose protein sequence is MIVLHAPMAGWAMPLDQVPDPVFAERMMGDGFAIDPLDGVIRAPCDARVIAVAATRHSVTLQLGNGAELLIHVGLETVALAGVGFTAKVADGEQVKLGQPLLEVDLDAVALHAKSMVTPITVMNEGFALRVLDLDRRVAAGQAIAEISIVQSTACFPGVGRDPVAGQPVTAAAPDHLVHHDWVLASVEELSDTAQLTMRVPLANGVHARPAARIVAALKPLASDVTITARGAPANARSIVALLGAGIAHDDEIEIAARGPDARAAVTAVATLIEDGTHEAVHAPVSSPAADRGDGLIQGVRAAPGLAVGAIFQWHPTDVAVPEHGNGEAAEIAALAGARRSLLAAADGHQGAGAEIAGAHNALIDDPELIAAAQRSIAQGKSAAFAWRSAIAGHADAIRATGDALLIERIADLKDIERQVIALLTGTDASLPVPPRGAIVVIDELLPSHFAVLTVAGVGGICTAFGGPTAHAAILAATAGIPMVVAAGPAILDLHDGSRVILDADRATLNPSPDAAALDAAAARQSRNQLRVAAEARSAQDDCLMADGTRIEIFANLASVEEAAYAVTLGTEGCGLLRTEFLFLDRAIAPDEDEQCAVYAAIAAELEGRPLIVRTLDIGGDKPVAYLPFAHEDNPALGARGIRFSLARPDLLAAQFRAILRGVPAAQCRIMLPMVVDAGELATARAILDEARAALGITAPVPLGVMIETPAAAMLAGSLARDADFLSIGSNDLTQYALAADRGNPAVASMVDALHPAVLHLIARAAEGARAHGRWFGVCGGIASDPVAAPILIGLGVTELSATPAAIPALKAAVRRLDMAGCKAIAALALTASTTRDVRALLETE, encoded by the coding sequence GTGATCGTTCTCCACGCGCCGATGGCAGGCTGGGCGATGCCGCTGGACCAAGTGCCGGATCCCGTATTCGCCGAACGCATGATGGGCGATGGGTTCGCGATCGATCCGCTCGACGGCGTGATCCGCGCGCCGTGTGATGCGCGGGTCATTGCAGTCGCGGCGACGCGGCATTCGGTTACCTTGCAACTGGGCAACGGTGCCGAGCTGCTGATCCATGTCGGCCTCGAAACCGTTGCGCTGGCGGGTGTCGGCTTCACCGCCAAGGTGGCCGATGGTGAGCAGGTAAAGCTCGGCCAGCCGTTGCTGGAAGTCGATCTCGACGCCGTGGCGCTCCACGCCAAGAGCATGGTGACGCCGATCACCGTCATGAACGAGGGCTTTGCCCTGCGGGTGCTCGATCTCGATCGGCGCGTTGCCGCGGGGCAGGCGATCGCAGAGATCAGCATCGTGCAGTCGACAGCCTGTTTCCCCGGCGTAGGCCGGGATCCAGTCGCGGGGCAGCCGGTAACAGCCGCTGCGCCCGACCACTTGGTTCATCACGACTGGGTCCTGGCTTCCGTCGAGGAGCTGAGCGATACTGCTCAGCTGACCATGCGCGTGCCGCTCGCCAACGGCGTGCATGCCCGGCCAGCCGCGCGCATCGTCGCCGCGCTCAAGCCGTTAGCCTCCGACGTTACTATCACCGCCCGCGGCGCGCCGGCAAACGCACGTAGCATCGTCGCGTTGCTCGGCGCCGGCATCGCCCACGATGACGAGATCGAAATCGCCGCGCGCGGTCCCGATGCGCGCGCTGCCGTCACGGCGGTGGCAACGCTGATCGAGGATGGTACGCACGAGGCGGTGCACGCGCCGGTATCGTCGCCCGCTGCCGATCGCGGCGACGGCTTGATCCAGGGGGTACGCGCGGCGCCGGGGCTGGCCGTTGGCGCGATATTCCAGTGGCACCCAACCGACGTTGCTGTGCCCGAGCATGGGAATGGCGAAGCGGCCGAGATCGCGGCCTTGGCTGGCGCACGTCGCTCGTTGCTGGCAGCCGCCGACGGGCATCAAGGCGCAGGTGCGGAGATCGCAGGGGCGCACAATGCCTTGATCGACGATCCCGAGCTTATCGCGGCAGCGCAAAGGAGCATCGCGCAAGGCAAGAGCGCCGCCTTCGCGTGGCGTAGCGCGATCGCTGGCCATGCCGATGCGATCCGTGCGACCGGCGATGCGTTGCTGATAGAGCGGATCGCCGACCTGAAGGACATTGAGCGGCAGGTCATCGCGCTGCTCACCGGCACCGACGCGAGCTTGCCGGTGCCGCCCCGCGGTGCCATCGTAGTCATTGACGAACTGTTGCCGTCGCACTTCGCCGTCCTGACCGTCGCAGGGGTAGGCGGCATCTGTACCGCGTTCGGCGGCCCGACCGCGCACGCGGCGATCCTGGCCGCTACAGCCGGCATTCCGATGGTGGTCGCAGCCGGCCCCGCCATCCTCGATCTGCACGACGGCAGCCGTGTCATTCTGGACGCGGATCGCGCAACGCTGAATCCGTCGCCGGATGCCGCCGCGCTCGATGCCGCCGCCGCGCGTCAATCGCGCAACCAGTTGCGCGTCGCCGCCGAAGCACGATCCGCGCAAGACGATTGCCTGATGGCCGACGGAACGCGGATCGAGATCTTCGCCAATCTCGCGAGCGTGGAGGAAGCGGCGTACGCCGTGACCCTCGGCACCGAAGGCTGCGGGCTGCTGCGCACCGAATTCCTGTTCCTCGACCGCGCGATCGCGCCGGACGAAGACGAGCAATGCGCGGTCTATGCAGCGATCGCGGCCGAGCTGGAGGGAAGGCCGTTGATCGTGCGCACGCTCGATATCGGTGGGGACAAGCCGGTCGCCTATCTGCCCTTCGCGCATGAGGACAATCCGGCGCTGGGCGCCCGCGGCATCCGCTTCTCGCTCGCCCGTCCCGATCTGCTCGCCGCTCAATTCCGGGCGATCCTGCGCGGCGTGCCCGCGGCGCAATGTCGTATCATGCTGCCGATGGTCGTCGATGCCGGCGAGCTTGCCACCGCGCGCGCCATCCTGGACGAAGCGCGCGCGGCGCTCGGCATCACCGCGCCGGTGCCACTCGGTGTGATGATCGAGACGCCGGCCGCGGCCATGCTCGCTGGGAGTCTGGCGCGGGATGCCGATTTCCTGTCGATCGGCAGCAACGATCTGACGCAATATGCGCTCGCCGCCGATCGCGGCAATCCGGCGGTAGCCAGCATGGTCGATGCACTTCACCCTGCTGTGCTGCACCTCATCGCGCGCGCGGCAGAGGGTGCGCGTGCGCATGGCCGCTGGTTCGGTGTGTGCGGCGGCATCGCCTCCGATCCTGTCGCCGCGCCCATCCTGATCGGTCTCGGCGTCACCGAATTATCCGCGACACCCGCCGCCATCCCGGCGCTCAAGGCGGCGGTTCGCCGGCTCGACATGGCCGGGTGCAAGGCGATCGCAGCACTCGCGCTTACCGCCTCGACCACGCGCGACGTCCGTGCTCTGCTGGAGACCGAATGA
- the nagE gene encoding N-acetylglucosamine-specific PTS transporter subunit IIBC: MRLRFDALQPLGRALMLPIAVLPVAGLLLRLGQPDLLDIAFIAAAGDAIFTNLGLIFAIGVAIGLARENNGAAGLAGAIAYLVTIEGGKALLAVPADVSATFADQAAQGLATAAWKVKELGKLSVPAGILSGLVSGWLYNRYSGIKLPDYLAFFGGRRFVPIAAGFAGLIGAAIFGLGFPALETAIDTLSRWVVGAGPFGLFVYGTLNRLLIVTGLHHILNNIAWFILGDFHGATGDLKRFFAGDPNAGAFMSGFFPVMMFGLPAACLAMYHTALPDRRKAVGGMLLSLALTSLLTGVTEPIEFTFMFLAPLLYAVHAVLTGLAMVIMNALGVKLGFGFSAGLFDYVLNYGLATRPLMLLPVGALYFVLYYAAFRFCIVRFDLKTPGRDAVAAPVTLPADAPNDRAASFVAALGGAANLRTIDACTTRLRLELVDVTRIDEAALKALGARGLFRPGGQGLQVVLGPIADQVAGEMRNVVRTAPSPVLADPSWLAAVGGTANVIDMQKVAGRWRVRLADSARVDRAKLDAAAYRGWSEVAPGVLHLLDG, encoded by the coding sequence ATGCGCCTGAGGTTCGACGCCCTGCAGCCGCTCGGCCGCGCGCTGATGCTGCCGATCGCGGTCCTACCTGTCGCCGGCTTGCTGTTGCGCCTGGGCCAGCCCGATCTGCTCGACATCGCGTTCATCGCCGCGGCGGGTGATGCGATCTTCACCAATCTGGGGCTGATCTTCGCCATTGGCGTCGCGATAGGGCTGGCGCGCGAGAATAACGGGGCCGCGGGTCTCGCCGGGGCGATCGCCTATCTCGTGACGATCGAGGGCGGCAAGGCGCTGCTGGCGGTGCCGGCGGACGTCAGTGCGACTTTTGCCGACCAAGCGGCGCAGGGCCTGGCCACCGCCGCCTGGAAGGTCAAGGAGCTCGGCAAGCTGAGCGTGCCTGCCGGCATCCTATCGGGGCTCGTCTCGGGCTGGCTCTACAATCGCTATTCCGGGATCAAGCTGCCCGATTATCTTGCCTTTTTCGGCGGCCGCCGCTTCGTGCCGATCGCCGCGGGCTTTGCCGGGCTGATCGGCGCCGCGATCTTCGGGCTCGGCTTTCCGGCGCTGGAGACCGCAATCGACACGCTCAGCCGTTGGGTGGTCGGTGCCGGACCGTTCGGACTATTCGTCTACGGTACGCTCAATCGGCTGCTCATCGTCACCGGGCTGCACCACATCCTCAACAATATCGCTTGGTTCATCCTGGGCGATTTCCATGGTGCGACAGGGGATTTGAAGCGCTTCTTTGCCGGCGATCCCAACGCCGGCGCGTTCATGAGCGGCTTTTTCCCGGTCATGATGTTCGGCCTGCCCGCGGCGTGCCTCGCCATGTACCACACGGCGCTGCCCGACCGGCGCAAGGCCGTTGGCGGCATGCTGCTCAGTCTTGCCCTCACATCGCTCCTGACGGGCGTGACCGAACCGATCGAGTTCACCTTCATGTTCCTGGCGCCCCTGCTCTACGCGGTGCACGCGGTGCTGACCGGGCTGGCCATGGTGATCATGAACGCGCTCGGCGTGAAGCTTGGGTTCGGTTTCTCCGCCGGCCTGTTCGATTACGTGCTCAACTACGGGCTGGCGACCCGGCCGCTGATGCTGCTGCCGGTGGGCGCGCTGTATTTCGTGCTCTATTACGCCGCATTCCGCTTCTGCATCGTGCGGTTCGATCTGAAGACGCCGGGCAGGGACGCGGTTGCGGCACCGGTGACATTGCCGGCGGACGCACCGAACGACCGCGCGGCCAGCTTCGTCGCGGCGCTGGGCGGGGCCGCCAATCTGCGGACGATCGATGCTTGCACGACGCGGCTCAGGCTCGAACTGGTCGATGTCACGCGTATTGACGAAGCGGCGCTCAAGGCGCTCGGCGCGCGCGGCCTGTTCCGCCCGGGCGGGCAGGGGTTACAGGTCGTGCTCGGGCCGATCGCCGACCAGGTCGCAGGCGAGATGCGCAATGTCGTGCGCACCGCACCGTCGCCCGTCTTGGCCGACCCGTCCTGGCTAGCGGCGGTTGGTGGCACAGCGAACGTGATCGACATGCAAAAGGTCGCCGGACGATGGCGCGTGCGCCTCGCCGATAGCGCCCGAGTTGATCGCGCCAAACTAGACGCGGCAGCGTACCGCGGATGGAGCGAGGTCGCGCCGGGCGTCTTGCATCTGCTCGACGGCTAA